From a single Dendropsophus ebraccatus isolate aDenEbr1 chromosome 8, aDenEbr1.pat, whole genome shotgun sequence genomic region:
- the CPT2 gene encoding carnitine O-palmitoyltransferase 2, mitochondrial isoform X2 encodes MARLLTKSCFLKGGSSCAPGSVLLRAYSSGGGDTEYLHKSIVPTMHFQRSLPRLPLPKLEDTVRRYLNAQRPLLDDEQFSKTEHLARYFQNGEGKQLHEELVLLDKQNKHTSYISGPWFDMYLCARESIVLNFNPFMSFTPDPRPEYNNQLLRATNMTVSAMRFLKTIRAGYLEPEIFHLNPAKSDTQRFRKLIRLVPSSLSWYGAYMVNAYPLDMSQYFRLFNSTRIPKLNKDELVTDEKARHLLVLRKGNFYVFDVLDRDGNIVKAAEIQAHLKHILSDQSAEAEFPLGYLTSEDRNIWAKVRQKLIDNGNQDAVRKIDSAVFCLCLDDFSTRDHIHLSHNMLHGSGMNRWFDKSFSIIMTQDGTAAINFEHSWGDGVAVLRFQNEVFKDSTERPSVSPQSVPAAVDSGQAVQKLAFNLDDSLKAAVSEAKNKFDALVGSLTIAAMEFKRGGKEFLKTQKLSPDAVSQLSFQMAFLRQYGQTTATYESCSTAAFKHGRTETIRPATIYTKKCSEAFVKNPSKHSTAELREMLHDCSKYHGQLTKEAAMGQGFDRHLFALRHLAAGKGMTVPELFQDPAYARINHNVLSTSTLTSPAVQLGGFAPVVPDGFGVGYGVHDDWIGCNVSAYPARDVGQFVQCVHQSLDDIFKVLEDKRVNK; translated from the exons ATGGCGCGCCTGCTGACCAAGTCCTGCTTCCTGAAGGGAGGTTCATCATGTGCCCCGGGCTCCGTCCTGCTCCGGGCGTACAGCTCTGGAGGGGGCGACACAGAATACCTGCACAAAAGCATCGTCCCCACCATGCACTTCCAGAGAAGTCTCCCCAG GTTGCCGCTTCCGAAGCTTGAGGACACAGTAAGGAGATACCTGAACGCTCAGCGGCCTCTGCTGGATGATGAGCAGTTCAG CAAGACGGAGCATCTGGCGCGTTATTTCCAGAACGGCGAGGGGAAGCAGCTGCATGAGGAGCTGGTCCTGCTGGACAAACAGAACAAACACACCAGCTACATCTCCG GTCCTTGGTTTGACATGTATCTCTGCGCACGGGAATCCATCGTtcttaattttaaccccttcatgtccttCACTCCTGATCCCAGGCCGGAGTACAACAACCAGCTCCTCAGGGCCACAAACATGACCGTGTCCGCCATGCGTTTCCTGAAGACTATTCGTGCCGGCTATTTGGAGCCAGAGATTTTTCACTTGAATCCGGCTAAAAGCGACACCCAAAGATTCCGGAAACTCATCCGCCTGGTGCCTTCATCCCTCTCTTGGTACGGGGCGTACATGGTGAACGCCTACCCCTTGGACATGTCTCAGTACTTCCGTCTCTTTAACTCGACCCGTATCCCGAAGCTGAACAAAGATGAACTGGTGACGGACGAGAAGGCGCGACACCTCCTGGTCCTCCGGAAGGGGAACTTCTACGTATTCGATGTATTGGATAGAGACGGAAACATAGTGAAAGCAGCAGAAATCCAGGCCCATCTGAAGCACATCTTGTCCGATCAGAGTGCGGAGGCGGAGTTCCCCTTGGGGTATCTGACAAGTGAAGATAGAAATATATGGGCGAAAGTCAGGCAGAAACTTATCGACAACGGCAACCAGGACGCCGTGAGGAAGATCGACTCTGCCGTGTTCTGTCTCTGCCTGGATGACTTCTCTACCAGAGATCACATCCATCTGTCTCACAACATGCTCCACGGATCCGGTATGAACCGCTGGTTCGATAAGTCGTTCAGCATCATCATGACTCAGGACGGCACGGCGGCCATTAACTTCGAGCACTCGTGGGGAGATGGAGTGGCGGTTCTACGATTCCAAAACGAAGTGTTCAAGGATAGCACGGAGAGGCCCAGTGTGTCGCCGCAGAGCGTGCCCGCGGCCGTGGACTCCGGTCAAGCTGTGCAAAAACTCGCCTTTAATCTGGACGACTCCCTGAAAGCGGCCGTGTCAGAGGCCAAGAATAAGTTTGATGCGCTGGTGGGATCCCTGACCATCGCGGCCATGGAGTTtaagagaggagggaaggagttCCTGAAGACGCAGAAGCTCAGCCCTGACGCCGTCTCGCAGCTCTCTTTCCAAATGGCCTTCTTGAGGCAATACGGGCAGACGACCGCCACCTATGAATCGTGTAGTACGGCGGCCTTCAAACATGGCCGAACGGAGACCATCCGCCCCGCCACCATTTATACCAAGAAGTGCTCCGAGGCGTTCGTGAAGAATCCTTCTAAACATAGCACGGCCGAGCTGAGGGAAATGCTGCACGACTGCTCCAAATATCACGGACAGCTGACAAAGGAGGCGGCCATGG GTCAGGGCTTTGACCGCCATCTCTTTGCCCTAAGACACCTGGCAGCTGGTAAAGGCATGACTGTCCCGGAGCTCTTCCAGGATCCGGCTTACGCACGGATCAACCACAACGTCCTGTCCACCAGCACCCTGACCAGCCCGGCCGTGCAGCTCGGAGGCTTCGCCCCTGTGGTCCCGGATGGATTTGGAGTGGGCTACGGCGTTCACGATGACTGGATTGGCTGCAATGTATCTGCCTATCCGGCTCGGGATGTCGGGCAGTTTGTGCAGTGTGTGCATCAGTCCCTGGACGACATATTCAAAGTGTTGGAAGACAAACGTGTGAATAAATAG
- the CZIB gene encoding CXXC motif containing zinc binding protein, which produces MVKFALQLKATLENITRLRPVGDDFRWFLKLKCGNCGEVSDKWQYITSMDSVPLKGGRGSASMVQKCKLCSRENSIDILSASLQPYNAEDNERFKTIVEFECRGLEPVDFQPQAGFAAEGAETGTPFNDINLQEKDWTDYDEKAKESVGIYEVTHQFKKC; this is translated from the exons AAGTTTGCGTTGCAGTTAAAGGCGACTCTAGAGAACATCACGAGGCTGCGGCCGGTGGGCGATGATTTCCGCTGGTTCCTAAAG TTGAAATGTGGAAACTGTGGCGAAGTGTCGGATAAATGGCAGTATATCACGTCCATG GACAGTGTCCCTCTGAAAGGTGGGAGAGGCAGCGCCAGTATGGTCCAGAAGTGTAAGCTGTGCTCACGAGAGAACTCCATAG ATATATTGAGCGCCTCGCTGCAGCCGTATAAC GCTGAAGACAATGAACGGTTTAAAACAATCGTGGAGTTTGAGTGTCGGGGTCTGGAGCCGGTGGATTTCCAGCCTCAG GCCGGATTTGCTGCAGAAGGAGCAGAGACCGGGACTCCATTCAATGACataaacttacaggaaaag GACTGGACGGATTATGACGAGAAAGCGAAAGAATCTGTGGGGATCTACGAGGTGACGCATCAGTTTAAGAAGTGCTAA
- the CPT2 gene encoding carnitine O-palmitoyltransferase 2, mitochondrial isoform X1: MANCTRTAQRMKVSGILLAEMARLLTKSCFLKGGSSCAPGSVLLRAYSSGGGDTEYLHKSIVPTMHFQRSLPRLPLPKLEDTVRRYLNAQRPLLDDEQFSKTEHLARYFQNGEGKQLHEELVLLDKQNKHTSYISGPWFDMYLCARESIVLNFNPFMSFTPDPRPEYNNQLLRATNMTVSAMRFLKTIRAGYLEPEIFHLNPAKSDTQRFRKLIRLVPSSLSWYGAYMVNAYPLDMSQYFRLFNSTRIPKLNKDELVTDEKARHLLVLRKGNFYVFDVLDRDGNIVKAAEIQAHLKHILSDQSAEAEFPLGYLTSEDRNIWAKVRQKLIDNGNQDAVRKIDSAVFCLCLDDFSTRDHIHLSHNMLHGSGMNRWFDKSFSIIMTQDGTAAINFEHSWGDGVAVLRFQNEVFKDSTERPSVSPQSVPAAVDSGQAVQKLAFNLDDSLKAAVSEAKNKFDALVGSLTIAAMEFKRGGKEFLKTQKLSPDAVSQLSFQMAFLRQYGQTTATYESCSTAAFKHGRTETIRPATIYTKKCSEAFVKNPSKHSTAELREMLHDCSKYHGQLTKEAAMGQGFDRHLFALRHLAAGKGMTVPELFQDPAYARINHNVLSTSTLTSPAVQLGGFAPVVPDGFGVGYGVHDDWIGCNVSAYPARDVGQFVQCVHQSLDDIFKVLEDKRVNK, encoded by the exons GTTTCAGGGATTCTCCTGGCTGAGATGGCGCGCCTGCTGACCAAGTCCTGCTTCCTGAAGGGAGGTTCATCATGTGCCCCGGGCTCCGTCCTGCTCCGGGCGTACAGCTCTGGAGGGGGCGACACAGAATACCTGCACAAAAGCATCGTCCCCACCATGCACTTCCAGAGAAGTCTCCCCAG GTTGCCGCTTCCGAAGCTTGAGGACACAGTAAGGAGATACCTGAACGCTCAGCGGCCTCTGCTGGATGATGAGCAGTTCAG CAAGACGGAGCATCTGGCGCGTTATTTCCAGAACGGCGAGGGGAAGCAGCTGCATGAGGAGCTGGTCCTGCTGGACAAACAGAACAAACACACCAGCTACATCTCCG GTCCTTGGTTTGACATGTATCTCTGCGCACGGGAATCCATCGTtcttaattttaaccccttcatgtccttCACTCCTGATCCCAGGCCGGAGTACAACAACCAGCTCCTCAGGGCCACAAACATGACCGTGTCCGCCATGCGTTTCCTGAAGACTATTCGTGCCGGCTATTTGGAGCCAGAGATTTTTCACTTGAATCCGGCTAAAAGCGACACCCAAAGATTCCGGAAACTCATCCGCCTGGTGCCTTCATCCCTCTCTTGGTACGGGGCGTACATGGTGAACGCCTACCCCTTGGACATGTCTCAGTACTTCCGTCTCTTTAACTCGACCCGTATCCCGAAGCTGAACAAAGATGAACTGGTGACGGACGAGAAGGCGCGACACCTCCTGGTCCTCCGGAAGGGGAACTTCTACGTATTCGATGTATTGGATAGAGACGGAAACATAGTGAAAGCAGCAGAAATCCAGGCCCATCTGAAGCACATCTTGTCCGATCAGAGTGCGGAGGCGGAGTTCCCCTTGGGGTATCTGACAAGTGAAGATAGAAATATATGGGCGAAAGTCAGGCAGAAACTTATCGACAACGGCAACCAGGACGCCGTGAGGAAGATCGACTCTGCCGTGTTCTGTCTCTGCCTGGATGACTTCTCTACCAGAGATCACATCCATCTGTCTCACAACATGCTCCACGGATCCGGTATGAACCGCTGGTTCGATAAGTCGTTCAGCATCATCATGACTCAGGACGGCACGGCGGCCATTAACTTCGAGCACTCGTGGGGAGATGGAGTGGCGGTTCTACGATTCCAAAACGAAGTGTTCAAGGATAGCACGGAGAGGCCCAGTGTGTCGCCGCAGAGCGTGCCCGCGGCCGTGGACTCCGGTCAAGCTGTGCAAAAACTCGCCTTTAATCTGGACGACTCCCTGAAAGCGGCCGTGTCAGAGGCCAAGAATAAGTTTGATGCGCTGGTGGGATCCCTGACCATCGCGGCCATGGAGTTtaagagaggagggaaggagttCCTGAAGACGCAGAAGCTCAGCCCTGACGCCGTCTCGCAGCTCTCTTTCCAAATGGCCTTCTTGAGGCAATACGGGCAGACGACCGCCACCTATGAATCGTGTAGTACGGCGGCCTTCAAACATGGCCGAACGGAGACCATCCGCCCCGCCACCATTTATACCAAGAAGTGCTCCGAGGCGTTCGTGAAGAATCCTTCTAAACATAGCACGGCCGAGCTGAGGGAAATGCTGCACGACTGCTCCAAATATCACGGACAGCTGACAAAGGAGGCGGCCATGG GTCAGGGCTTTGACCGCCATCTCTTTGCCCTAAGACACCTGGCAGCTGGTAAAGGCATGACTGTCCCGGAGCTCTTCCAGGATCCGGCTTACGCACGGATCAACCACAACGTCCTGTCCACCAGCACCCTGACCAGCCCGGCCGTGCAGCTCGGAGGCTTCGCCCCTGTGGTCCCGGATGGATTTGGAGTGGGCTACGGCGTTCACGATGACTGGATTGGCTGCAATGTATCTGCCTATCCGGCTCGGGATGTCGGGCAGTTTGTGCAGTGTGTGCATCAGTCCCTGGACGACATATTCAAAGTGTTGGAAGACAAACGTGTGAATAAATAG